The Triticum aestivum cultivar Chinese Spring chromosome 7B, IWGSC CS RefSeq v2.1, whole genome shotgun sequence genome window below encodes:
- the LOC123156815 gene encoding oxysterol-binding protein-related protein 2A, with translation MTHSSSHHHHHHHHALCCLSSAPPQPEASPTPAPEPAAATATPGPGSVAVAGVLHKWTNYGRGWRERWFSLRDGVLSYSKIRADAGGGEAAGRIADDGEVRLIGGASARIAGGRRPEKPVGVVCLKVSAFRESKSDDRRFYIFSPTKTLHLKTDSKDDRVAWIEALILARSVYSLRSLSGRITFVQSDISVSTARLRNRMHQDGLNESLIQDCEQIMLSEFSSYRKQLKLRYDDHLSLFGSSRHHFEEGKDGNIIQGALTKNEFSSSRHGNFSEYSTTESDEFEKQDGGELTCEEGSTFFDAADYFTESNSRSSTMSASTDCGVHSATNIDNPGGQEVVDIQIQDSNNMLPEIKRRSKLPEPTEKEKGISLWSIIKDSVGKDLTRVCLPVYFNEPLSSLQKCFEDFEYSYLLDQAYEYGKVGNSLMRILKVAAFAISGYASSVARPCKPFNPLLGETYEADFPDRRIRFFAEKVSHHPMLIACHSEGKGWKFWGDSNVKSKFWGQSIQVDPVGVLTVEFDDGEIFKWSKVTTTINNLILGKLYCNHHGIMHIKGNRQYSCKLKFKEPSLLDRNPHLVQGFVEDNDGKKASFLIGKWDESMYYSNLDTSKVKSADQLQGASLLWEKNKPSPNPTRYNLSSFAITLNELTPELQEKLPPTDSRLRPDQRHLENGEYEKANAEKLRLERRQRMSTKLQDNGWKPRWFEQDAEDGTYHYKGGYWEARDQGRWDGCLNIFGEFSET, from the exons ATGACGCACAGCagcagccaccaccaccaccaccaccaccacgcgctCTGCTGcctctcctccgcgccgccgcagCCCGAAGCGTCGCCCACGCCGgcaccggagcccgccgcggccACCGCTACGCCGGGGCCGGGGTCGGTAGCGGTGGCCGGCGTGCTGCACAAGTGGACCAACTACGGCCGCGGGTGGCGGGAGCGCTGGTTCTCGCTCCGCGACGGGGTGCTCTCCTACTCCAAGATTCGGGCCGACGCGGGGGGCGGGGAGGCGGCGGGACGGATCGCTGACGACGGGGAGGTCAGGCTGATCGGCGGCGCGTCCGCGAGGATCGCCGGGGGGCGCCGCCCGGAGAAGCCCGTCGGAGTCGTCTGCCTCAAG GTGTCCGCATTTCGGGAGAGCAAGTCCGACGACAGGAGATTCTACATATTTTCTCCCACAAAGACACTTCATTTGAAGACAGATTCAAAAGATGACCGTGTTGCTTGGATCGAGGCCTTGATCTTGGCGAGGAGTGTTTATTCGCTCAGGTCACTCAGTGGAAGAATAACTTTTGTGCAGAGTGATATTTCAGTTTCCACTGCAAGGCTTCGAAATCGGATGCACCAGGATGGTTTAAACGAGAGTCTTATACAGGACTGCGAACAGATTATGCTTTCGGAGTTTTCAAGCTACAGAAAGCAACTGAAGCTACGCTATGACGATCATCTAAGCTTGTTCGGATCCAGCAGACACCATTTTGAG GAAGGTAAAGATGGAAATATAATACAGGGGGCGTTGACAAAAAATGAATTTTCTAGTTCCCgtcatggaaattttagtg AATACAGCACGACAGAATCTGATGAATTTGAGAAGCAAGATGGTGGTGAATTGACTTGTGAAGAGGGCTCTACATTCTTTGATGCTGCAGACTACTTCACAGAATCAAACAGCAGATCTTCAACAATGTCAGCTTCCACAGATTGTGGTGTACACAGTGCTACTAACATAGATAATCCAGGTGGCCAAGAAGTTGTGGATATCCAAATTCAAGATTCTAACAACATGCTACCTGAAATCAAACGACGGAGTAAACTACCAGAACCTACTGAGAAAGAGAAAGGAATCAGCCTTTGGTCCATTATTAAAGATAGTGTTGGCAAGGATTTGACACGAGTATGCCTTCCAGTTTACTTCAACGAGCCACTTTCATCCCTCCAAAAGTGCTTTGAAGATTTCGAATATTCCTACCTTCTGGATCAAGCCTATGAATATGGAAAAGTG GGGAATAGCCTCATGAGAATCCTGAAAGTAGCTGCTTTTGCGATCTCTGGCTATGCTTCATCTGTCGCGAGACCTTGCAAACCATTCAATCCATTGTTAGGAGAGACTTATGAAGCTGATTTTCCTGATAGAAGGATCCGCTTTTTTGCCGAGAAG GTTAGTCATCATCCAATGCTGATTGCCTGCCACTCTGAAGGCAAGGGCTGGAAATTCTGGGGCGACAGCAATGTAAAATCCAAGTTCTGGGGGCAGTCAATTCAAGTTGATCCTGTTGGCGTTTTGACAGTGGAATTTGATGACGGTGAGATCTTCAAGTGGAGTAAG GTGACAACAACTATTAATAACCTCATCCTTGGGAAGCTGTACTGCAACCATCATGGAATTATGCACATTAAGGGGAATCGGCAGTATTCATGTAAACTCAAGTTCAAAGAGCCATCGCTGCTTGACCGCAATCCTCACCTA GTACAAGGCTTCGTGGAGGACAATGATGGAAAGAAGGCTTCATTTTTAATAGGAAAATGGGACGAAAGTATGTACTATAGCAATTTAGATACTTCCAAGGTCAAGAGCGCCGATCAATTGCAAGGTGCCTCCCTACTTTGGGAAAAGAACAAACCTTCTCCCAACCCAACTCGTTACAATCTATCTTCTTTTGCGATCACATTGAATGAGCTGACCCCAGAGCTTCAG GAGAAACTCCCCCCTACTGATTCACGGCTAAGACCAGACCAGCGGCATTTAGAGAACGGTGAGTATGAGAAGGCAAATGCAGAGAAGTTGAGGTTGGAACGGCGGCAAAGAATG TCAACTAAACTTCAAGACAATGGTTGGAAGCCTCGATGGTTTGAGCAGGACGCTGAGGACGGGACATATCATTACAAAGGTGGGTACTGGGAAGCAAGGGACCAAGGACGCTGGGACGGATGCCTCAACATATTCGGGGAGTTCTCAGAAACGTGA